The DNA sequence AAAAGAAACATCTCCATCTTGGCTAGATTTTCTCCTGGACATACACGTTGGCCTGTTAAAACAAGAAGGGAAAGATATGAATGTCAGGAATCAAGAATTCGATAATAATTCGATTTCGATTTTGAAATGGTCTTATTTGTTCCGCTGTGACAACGATTTTAGTTTGTTATATCTGAGGTGTTTTGTTAGTTGGGTAACATCACAAAACATATAAAGGTTAACAAGATTCAATGGGCATTGACCGTCTCTCTTTTTTccatcaaactatactttttctggatcattatgatcatgatgagaGCAATTCAGCCTTGCATATCCCTGATTTCTCCTTTTTTGATATATTGTTCAGAAGAGTTACCGTTACCCACAGTTTTCCCAAATTGACAAGACTATAATACCGCGCATCGAATCGGCCCGCTCACAACCCCCCCCAACCGCCATGGGCAAACACCGTTCTAATACTAACCTATACTGAAGGGAATTAGCTCTTCACGTTGGCGCAATTTCCCTTGATCATCCAAAAACCTTTCGGGTTTAAACTGATCTGGTTCCAACCAAACATCTGGATCATTGTGAACTGCCCAAACATTGGAGAAAACGATGGCTCCTGCTGGTATATCATATTCGCCCAGTTTGGTATCCCGAGATGCTACATGCGGCACACCAAGTGGTGTTACAGTCCGAATTCGCTGAATCTCCAGGAGAACAGCTTCGGTGTAGGGTAATTGGAGTCTGTCGCTCCATTGTGGCATTCGATTACGACCGACAACAGTATCTATTTCTTGTTGGATTTTAGATTGGATCTCTGGATGAGCCATCATGTAAAGTAACGCCCATCGTAATGTTGTTGCTGATGTTTCAATTCCAGCTGCGAAGAGTATTACTGATGTGGCTGAAAGTGATTTTATGTGGAGAAATGCACCACGATCACTCTTTTCATTTCGAGTAGTTTTAATTTCCTTCAGGAACACGTTGATGAAGTCATTAACACTGCTGTCATCAATGATAGCTTGGTGTTCTTTGACCTTCTTATCAACAAAATTGGTAAATTCTTGTAAACCCGAAACAACTTCTCCAAAGAGCTTCGGAAAAATATATCGCAGGATTGGGAAAAATAGAACAGCGCCACCTGATCCCATTTTCGTAGCCACAGAGTTGACAAGATACATGAAATTTTGAAACTCTGGGTCGGAATGATGATACCTTTTACCAAAAACAACCGCTGATATAACATTGGATACACAATTTCCAATTATTACACGAGGGTTATACGGTTTTCCGTTGTTTTCATCAAGTACAGATACCAGTGTTTGTGCTTCGACTTGGATATTGCCTTCGAATCTGCTCCTACCGACGCCAAAGTTCCGGAATGTGTTTAGCATGAAGGAACGCTGATATTTCCAAGACTTGCCCGAGGCGAATACCACACCTGTAATATAGCATAATCAAATTGTTCAATACATGtatccacagatattggaatttcAATATCTGTGATGTATCTCTCTTTCCGTACGAGTGTACATAGCCGAGGGAGGTGAAGGGGGGGGCTCAAGTGACATGGGTCTGCGGACATCAATTCAAAACTATAGGTCTTTCCGGTGTTGTATTTCATGCCAAAAAGACTCAGAGTGGGGGTCATCATTCAATACCGCGAGTAAGTTTGGTTTCTTCAATTTGTGCACCTGCTGATAGAATATCAACTCAATACCCTCCACCTAAGTGGTGCCAGGTTATTTGAATGCATTATAGTTTTCACATGATTATTTGGTCAGACGGTATATGTAAGTGCAAAGAAGTTCATCTTCTCTGATAAGTTAACTGATATTGTATAGTTCGGATTTTTAGGCGAGGAGTATTATGTTTGTTTGAATATACATGCTATAGGCCTGTTATTGAATGGTActagtaatattattattaacttaAAAGTTGATGATATTATAACAAGAGTCGACCATCTTCTGAGTTGGTCAGCCAAATACAATCCAGGCTATTCCGTAAagaaatctatataaataaaaggaagtcgctaaatcttgtgcgcgaatagactcagagatgatttcactttcagctctgatttattggtacactagcggtcacccgtctttcgcggttcgtaaataaatgcaattttccaaatgcatcaccaccctccgagttttattgcgaacaattttaccaacttcCTAATTTATCACCGATTGATCAGtggtttcatttaattcatttaattcattttaatcaacttcttctttgtgCTCCCCCTCCCCATGTTGTCCCCTATCCTTCCGTTCTttactaatgttaattcaatgcattgaaatcgaattgaattgaaatgaattttgggcaattttcatttcaatgcattggaattgaattggaatcgaaatgagtgggcttaggcatgaattgaattggattggaattgaaatcatcgtgagcaatgaagaattgaattggattggaattgaaatcatgttgagtgatggagaatgaagtggaattgaaatgaaattcagctttgatttcaattcagcatttcaattcacaagcagatgtctgtgattccagatcattccacctgtaaaaagtgcccttcccccgttctgaattctgatacacttcaggtctattcacacaagagacacacattaaaaacttttggcactaatcataaagcccctatttttctcaagctcctaatttttatgctcaaaagttattgtacatttgaacaaattgtgagaaaaccattaaagtaaatgcttatatctttgacagcttttttcacactttttcaaaagtacaagaattttgggtgtaaaatcttaggaggagtatgggctatctaatagtatcaaaaccttgatttttgacatctttgaggtcagtgtggggacagggtcccattatcgatggtaccacacaccttaagtttagaaaataatgtgcatggtggacaagaagttaagacaaatattaggaagtcagtcacctaagaactaagaagttccaagtttcataaaataggacccagaggtcaaggatcactagcattgtttgaatgtgaaaagtgagttaacataacaatatgttgaaatgcttttgtgacaagtagtgtacttgattttgactttgtgttgctgactcaagtgttataaaattggtagcAAAATTTAagacatgcactgcaaaaacagtgtctagatattaaacaccattctagacaccatcttgtcctcgatttgtaaacatgtctagtaatttgatgccttgtgtttagatattaaacacttgatgttttgaagcttgacatttgtgtttagattgtGCATGTATTTACAAAttgaggacaaaaaagtgttcaatctctagacacagtttttgcagtgtgcctttggtcaattaacacaaactgaaactgtattggaattggaattgaattggaattgaaatgaatgctcagaattgaattgaaattgtttAGCTattaatttcaatgcattggattggaattgaattgaaatgattttaaaattgaaaaattgaattggaatagaATTGAATtcattctaaagcaaggtggattggattggaattgaatagcaagagtCCAGGTGTAggaagaattgaatttgaatagaattgaaatcaattttctggagtgaaataacaatattcTTTACACTGTTTCCcctttagctcacatccctcttctccGATCTGCCTCTAGtatcatggttttagtacttcttcctagtcaactgctaaaaaatttgtgaatttgaaacgtaaaatgtacaatttttaagtCAGTATAAGTAGGTCCTATCCCGGGGTCCTATGCTCAAAAAATTTACAACGGCTATTAATTTTAAAGTTTGATGGTCACCCATGTAtcgcagtacgacagcaacttagctcacttccggtaatttttaccggcgtgacctctgctgttacgtaacgcaatgttgaaaatcaggtggcaaatacggtttttcagaaaacatttaaaaaatggaatacacgagtcgttcctcccttcatttccatattgagcccatagataagatatgaaacatgagtataaggcaaagaataacttgtaaaagttgaattattgtggaaaaaatgaatgcttttggtgcgcgaagtagcctaaaaatgagagaaaatgcatgtcacgatcactaaaatggttatatctacagcttggaggaaacgccggtctaatgcttttctgttatgataaacattaattaaccagagcttgtattaaattttcagcgaaaatgagcggtggaacaacctagtcgtaggttgaaaagttatGTTCTTTGAGTCATCGTGTCGTAAGCTCACGTTgaaagtgtcacgatgcttcacgaaatggatcccagccggcgctgtctattatgcatgttatattgatcaatatagcaattaaaaacgtctattgttatatattttattaatgcaaaatactctattgtgtaacaaaatattgtagtcgtcaaagaaggtagtatcatctcatttaactgaagtacaagcagttttaaaAAGACTGATTTGATTgagatacttgaacatgttgaacgacaaataagatagcaaaataatacccgttgcaagaacaagatgcgatggcttagtggacagagcaaAGGtatgcagtgcggaaggttgagagttcgattcccatcatgttattcttagaatttttcagttcgtttttctttcttttttctctctcttttgtctttaataatataggcctaatgaatgtcagcttgaaggcccacctttttcatgatttatttcttgttgctaaataggcctatttcatatttaggcctaatcttACAATCGATTTGATATCTTTGTTAAaaattgcatttaagttcagtagctttcaatatgaaataatttcaaataaagcatgtcaaagtagtaatttttaaaagttcaagattaTATATAGGCCCATCAAATAatggaacgtcaacacagattttcacgattttttaattggactagacctcTCCCTTATCGACAATatatgcacgaatttcaaaccttataatttggcatatttgtcatttttacacaatgtccaacttacaacTCGGATTACACCtatttggaatcagccaagttcgttttccagatagagcaactaactttgatgtcttatttaatcccccatagaacaccacagttaagcagtcaagatattaagt is a window from the Amphiura filiformis chromosome 12, Afil_fr2py, whole genome shotgun sequence genome containing:
- the LOC140166960 gene encoding cytochrome P450 2J4-like, which encodes MSYLLALFSSYFDVQIVLTFLTVFLLSSYGLKHRQRLPPGPWSLPVVGNFLGLVFKIFSTGDEPEYQLAKLARRHGEVFTLRVGSKVIVIANGYKAIKEAFQNPLIADRPESLLLQETSLQEGVVFASGKSWKYQRSFMLNTFRNFGVGRSRFEGNIQVEAQTLVSVLDENNGKPYNPRVIIGNCVSNVISAVVFGKRYHHSDPEFQNFMYLVNSVATKMGSGGAVLFFPILRYIFPKLFGEVVSGLQEFTNFVDKKVKEHQAIIDDSSVNDFINVFLKEIKTTRNEKSDRGAFLHIKSLSATSVILFAAGIETSATTLRWALLYMMAHPEIQSKIQQEIDTVVGRNRMPQWSDRLQLPYTEAVLLEIQRIRTVTPLGVPHVASRDTKLGEYDIPAGAIVFSNVWAVHNDPDVWLEPDQFKPERFLDDQGKLRQREELIPFSIGQRVCPGENLAKMEMFLFFTYILHSFTIKKPSGEKCSLKGIGGITFGPTDYDIIVETRE